One genomic segment of Thalassospiraceae bacterium LMO-SO8 includes these proteins:
- the tilS gene encoding tRNA lysidine(34) synthetase TilS, translating into MMTATAHPLSNDDADGLGRRFAKSMDRLGPFETAPHLAVAVSGGADSTALALLAQDWAAERDGRVTALIVDHGLRGGSAAEAAGTAARLQSLGIVAHILTWDGAKPAASVQAAARAARYGLLRNWCRTAGVLHLLAGHHGDDQAETHVMRQSRGGGFGAAGMSALVSFPELRLLRPLLGIRHGALTAYLAAKGVAWIEDPSNANTDFERVRIRRRLVTDAGLADRALAEAHAAGVARQKLQDAVNRALAETVSPHPLGFADLDRRAFAGLAPDVAGRLAARLAQVLGGADHAPPAARADRLARRIAGGGAFPGGSLGRCRFLADKAGCIVVCRDGRGLPAPMAVSAGRVASWDGRFAIVLPAGISPGVVLAPLGPEGWRQIPKDMRRASGLPSAAARTLPALFENGTLLAHAVPGGGAEGLSIRFRAKNTLAFNGFCIA; encoded by the coding sequence ATGATGACGGCGACCGCTCATCCCCTTTCAAATGACGATGCCGACGGCCTTGGCCGCCGGTTTGCCAAATCGATGGACCGTCTCGGTCCGTTCGAGACCGCCCCCCATCTGGCCGTCGCCGTTTCCGGAGGTGCGGACAGCACGGCCCTGGCCTTGCTGGCCCAGGACTGGGCAGCAGAGCGGGACGGGCGGGTGACGGCGCTGATCGTCGATCACGGGCTGAGGGGGGGCTCGGCGGCGGAAGCGGCGGGGACGGCGGCACGTCTCCAATCCCTCGGCATCGTGGCGCATATCCTGACCTGGGACGGGGCCAAGCCCGCCGCGTCGGTGCAGGCCGCGGCGCGGGCGGCGCGCTACGGGCTGTTGCGGAATTGGTGCCGGACTGCCGGGGTGCTGCATCTTCTGGCCGGGCATCATGGCGATGATCAGGCGGAAACCCACGTGATGCGGCAAAGCCGGGGCGGCGGCTTCGGCGCCGCGGGGATGAGCGCCCTGGTGAGCTTTCCCGAACTGCGCCTGCTGCGCCCGCTTCTGGGTATCCGCCACGGCGCCCTGACAGCCTATCTCGCGGCGAAGGGTGTCGCCTGGATCGAAGACCCTTCCAATGCCAACACCGATTTCGAACGGGTGCGTATCCGGCGGCGTCTCGTGACCGATGCGGGGCTGGCGGATCGGGCGCTTGCGGAGGCGCATGCGGCGGGAGTGGCGCGCCAGAAGCTCCAAGATGCCGTCAACCGGGCGTTGGCGGAAACCGTTTCCCCGCATCCCCTCGGCTTTGCCGATCTCGACCGCCGCGCGTTCGCTGGCCTGGCCCCCGATGTGGCGGGGCGTCTGGCGGCCCGGCTGGCGCAGGTTCTGGGCGGAGCCGATCATGCCCCTCCGGCGGCGCGGGCGGATCGCCTGGCCCGGCGCATCGCGGGGGGCGGGGCCTTTCCCGGTGGCAGCCTGGGCCGCTGCCGGTTCCTGGCTGACAAGGCCGGATGTATCGTTGTTTGCCGCGACGGGCGCGGACTGCCCGCTCCGATGGCGGTCTCTGCGGGCCGTGTGGCCAGTTGGGATGGCCGCTTCGCCATCGTTCTGCCGGCGGGCATCTCCCCGGGGGTGGTGCTCGCCCCCCTGGGACCCGAGGGCTGGCGCCAGATTCCCAAGGACATGCGCCGCGCGTCCGGGCTGCCCTCCGCCGCCGCGCGCACGTTGCCGGCCCTGTTCGAAAACGGTACTCTCCTGGCCCATGCGGTGCCCGGCGGCGGCGCGGAGGGGCTCTCCATTCGCTTCCGGGCAAAAAATACCTTGGCCTTTAACGGGTTTTGTATTGCGTGA
- the ftsH gene encoding ATP-dependent zinc metalloprotease FtsH, which yields MNFSRNFALWVIIALLVFALFNLFQGTPQRAVQNELAFTDFLNNVESGEVRNVVIQGQSISGNLRDGRHFTTYAPDDPTLVTRLREQGVSIKAKPSDENSPTLWGILISWFPMLLLIGVWIFFMRQMQSGGGKAMGFGKSKAKLLTEKAGRVTFEDVAGIDEAKQELEEIVEFLKDPQKFQRLGGKIPKGCLLVGPPGTGKTLLARAIAGEANVPFFTISGSDFVEMFVGVGASRVRDMFEQGKKNAPCIIFIDEIDAVGRHRGAGLGGGNDEREQTLNQLLVEMDGFEANEGVILVAATNRPDVLDPALLRPGRFDRQVVVPNPDILGREKILKVHMKKVPLAPDVDAKIIARGSPGFSGADLANLVNEAALLAARAGHRVVTMSDFENAKDKVLMGAERRSMVMTEEEKRLTAYHEAGHAIVGIYVPKHDPIHKVTIIPRGRALGLTMSLPERDQLSQSQVQLESKLAMAFGGRTAEELIFGKENITTGAGGDIQQATYMARRMVTEFGFSDKLGRLRYADNEEEVFLGHSVARQKNVSDATAALIDEEVRRLIDEAEHRAHKILTEHMDELHRLAEALLEYETLTGDEVKKAMRGEAITREDDGGSTPTEGSGRKASVPDAGKGRKPKGSPGGFGPEPQPES from the coding sequence TTGAATTTCAGCCGGAATTTCGCCCTCTGGGTCATCATCGCCTTGCTGGTTTTTGCCCTGTTCAACCTGTTCCAGGGCACGCCGCAACGGGCCGTGCAGAACGAATTGGCCTTCACCGACTTCCTCAACAACGTGGAAAGCGGCGAAGTGCGTAATGTCGTCATCCAGGGGCAGTCGATTTCCGGCAACCTGCGCGACGGCCGCCATTTCACGACCTATGCCCCCGACGACCCCACGCTGGTCACCCGTCTGCGCGAACAGGGCGTCAGCATCAAGGCCAAGCCGTCCGATGAAAATTCGCCGACGCTGTGGGGCATCCTGATTTCCTGGTTCCCCATGTTGCTGCTGATCGGGGTGTGGATTTTCTTCATGCGCCAGATGCAGTCGGGCGGCGGCAAGGCCATGGGCTTCGGCAAGTCGAAGGCCAAGCTGCTGACCGAAAAGGCGGGCCGCGTCACCTTCGAGGACGTCGCCGGCATCGACGAAGCCAAGCAGGAACTTGAGGAAATCGTCGAATTCCTGAAGGACCCGCAGAAATTCCAGCGCCTGGGCGGCAAGATCCCCAAGGGCTGCCTGCTCGTCGGCCCTCCGGGGACCGGTAAGACGCTGCTGGCCCGCGCCATCGCCGGCGAGGCCAATGTGCCGTTCTTCACCATTTCCGGCTCCGACTTCGTGGAAATGTTCGTCGGCGTGGGCGCATCCCGCGTGCGTGACATGTTCGAACAGGGCAAGAAGAACGCGCCCTGCATCATCTTCATCGACGAAATCGACGCCGTCGGACGCCATCGCGGCGCCGGTCTCGGCGGCGGTAACGACGAGCGCGAGCAGACCCTCAACCAGCTGCTGGTCGAAATGGATGGGTTCGAGGCCAACGAAGGCGTCATCCTGGTCGCTGCGACCAACCGGCCCGACGTTCTCGACCCGGCGCTGCTGCGTCCGGGCCGCTTCGACCGTCAGGTCGTGGTGCCCAACCCGGACATTCTGGGCCGCGAGAAAATCCTCAAGGTTCACATGAAAAAGGTGCCGTTGGCGCCCGACGTGGACGCCAAGATCATCGCCCGTGGGTCCCCCGGGTTTTCCGGTGCGGACCTCGCCAATCTGGTCAACGAGGCGGCCTTGCTGGCCGCCCGCGCCGGGCATCGCGTGGTCACCATGAGCGACTTCGAAAACGCCAAGGACAAGGTCCTGATGGGGGCGGAGCGCCGTTCCATGGTCATGACCGAGGAAGAAAAGCGCCTGACCGCCTATCACGAGGCCGGGCACGCCATTGTCGGTATCTACGTGCCCAAGCACGATCCGATCCACAAGGTGACGATCATCCCGCGCGGCCGTGCCCTCGGTCTGACCATGTCCCTGCCGGAGCGGGACCAGTTGAGCCAGTCCCAGGTTCAGCTTGAATCCAAGCTGGCCATGGCCTTCGGCGGGCGCACCGCGGAAGAACTGATCTTCGGCAAGGAAAACATCACCACCGGGGCCGGCGGCGACATCCAGCAGGCGACCTACATGGCGCGGCGCATGGTCACCGAATTCGGGTTCTCCGACAAGCTGGGCCGGCTGCGCTATGCGGATAACGAGGAAGAGGTGTTCCTGGGCCATTCCGTGGCGCGCCAGAAGAACGTATCCGACGCCACGGCGGCGCTGATCGACGAGGAAGTGCGGCGTCTGATCGACGAGGCCGAACACCGGGCCCATAAGATTCTGACCGAGCACATGGACGAGCTCCACCGTTTGGCCGAGGCCCTGTTGGAATACGAAACCCTGACCGGCGACGAAGTCAAAAAGGCCATGCGCGGCGAAGCCATCACCCGCGAGGATGACGGCGGTTCGACGCCGACGGAAGGGTCCGGCCGCAAGGCGTCCGTGCCCGACGCCGGCAAGGGCCGCAAGCCCAAGGGAAGCCCGGGCGGGTTCGGGCCGGAACCGCAACCGGAATCGTGA
- the folP gene encoding dihydropteroate synthase, with protein MTAPVSAAPSFAGLALDRPRLMAVINATPDSFSDGGEAFALEDALNRGRAFIAEGADILDVGGESTRPGATPVSAQEEIRRVVPVIEALAAEGGLVSIDSRRAEVMRAAVKAGARIINDVSALQGEGALDAAADLGVPVILMHMQGEPGTMQDNPTYDDVVAEVRDGLLARARACRNAGIAAQDIALDPGIGFGKTVAHNLSLLANLDRLTETGHPVVLGVSRKSYIAKIDRDVPPGERVAGSVATALAAWDRGVRIFRVHDVAEHRQALAVYRAIAETGGKGS; from the coding sequence GTGACCGCGCCCGTTTCGGCGGCGCCGTCGTTCGCGGGCCTGGCCCTCGACCGGCCGCGCCTGATGGCGGTGATCAACGCGACCCCCGACAGCTTTTCCGACGGCGGCGAGGCCTTCGCCCTTGAGGACGCTCTCAACCGGGGCCGTGCTTTCATAGCCGAAGGTGCCGATATCCTGGACGTCGGCGGAGAATCGACCCGCCCTGGGGCAACGCCGGTCTCCGCCCAGGAGGAAATCCGCCGCGTCGTGCCCGTGATCGAGGCTCTGGCGGCCGAAGGGGGCCTGGTATCCATCGACAGCCGCCGGGCCGAGGTCATGCGCGCCGCCGTAAAAGCGGGAGCCCGCATCATTAACGACGTGTCGGCGCTTCAAGGCGAAGGGGCGTTGGATGCGGCGGCGGACCTCGGCGTGCCGGTGATCCTCATGCACATGCAGGGCGAGCCCGGCACCATGCAGGACAATCCCACTTATGACGACGTGGTGGCCGAGGTGCGGGATGGTCTTCTGGCCCGCGCCCGCGCCTGTCGGAACGCAGGCATCGCGGCCCAGGACATCGCGCTCGACCCCGGGATCGGCTTCGGCAAGACCGTGGCGCATAACCTATCGTTGCTGGCAAACCTGGACCGCCTGACCGAGACCGGCCATCCCGTGGTTTTAGGCGTGTCGCGCAAAAGCTACATCGCCAAGATCGACCGCGACGTGCCGCCCGGCGAACGGGTCGCGGGTTCCGTCGCCACGGCGTTGGCCGCCTGGGACCGGGGCGTGCGCATCTTCCGGGTCCACGACGTCGCCGAACACCGTCAGGCGTTGGCCGTTTACCGCGCTATTGCGGAGACCGGCGGGAAGGGTTCATAA
- the glmM gene encoding phosphoglucosamine mutase, producing the protein MTRKLFGTDGIRGTANSDPMNAETALKVGMAAGAQFIRGDHRHRVVIGKDTRLSGYLLEPALVAGFVSVGMDVIIVGPIPTPAIAMLTQSLRADLGVMLSASHNPYHDNGIKLFGPDGYKLSDEIEIEIEARMAGDQSADLAPPDKLGRTWRLDSARGRYNDYVKRTFPREHTLDGLKVVLDCANGAAYRVAPEVLWELGAEVISIGVDPDGFNINKDCGSTNTEAMQSQTLAHGADLGIALDGDADRVLVCDEKGDMVDGDQILGLVARNWLERGILKGGGVVATVMSNLGLERFLNDNLGLGLERTQVGDRYVVEYMRAKGFNLGGEQSGHIILGDYSTTGDGLIAALQVLSVVKKSGLPASEVCRPFEPLPQLLKNVRFDGASPLEAAIVQDAIKDAHATLNGKGRLLVRPSGTEPLVRVMAEGEDDVLITRVVDELITLLETEVRT; encoded by the coding sequence ATGACACGCAAACTGTTCGGCACCGACGGCATCCGCGGCACCGCCAATTCCGACCCCATGAACGCCGAAACGGCGCTCAAGGTCGGCATGGCGGCGGGGGCGCAGTTCATTCGTGGCGACCATCGACATCGCGTGGTGATCGGCAAGGACACGCGGCTGTCGGGCTATCTGCTGGAGCCGGCGCTGGTCGCCGGGTTCGTTTCCGTCGGCATGGACGTGATCATCGTCGGCCCGATCCCGACGCCCGCCATCGCCATGTTGACGCAGTCGCTGCGCGCCGACCTGGGCGTCATGCTGTCGGCCTCGCACAATCCCTACCACGACAACGGCATCAAGCTGTTCGGGCCCGACGGTTACAAGCTGTCGGACGAGATCGAGATCGAGATCGAGGCCCGCATGGCCGGCGACCAGTCGGCGGATCTGGCGCCGCCGGACAAGTTGGGCCGGACCTGGCGTCTGGACAGCGCGCGCGGGCGTTACAATGATTACGTCAAGCGCACCTTCCCACGGGAACATACCCTCGACGGGCTCAAGGTCGTGCTCGACTGCGCCAACGGTGCGGCTTATCGCGTGGCGCCCGAAGTCCTGTGGGAATTGGGAGCCGAAGTCATTTCGATCGGCGTCGATCCCGACGGCTTCAACATCAACAAGGATTGCGGGTCCACGAATACCGAGGCCATGCAATCCCAGACCCTGGCCCATGGTGCCGACCTGGGGATCGCGCTCGACGGTGACGCCGACCGGGTCCTGGTCTGTGATGAAAAAGGCGACATGGTCGACGGCGACCAGATCCTCGGCCTGGTCGCGCGCAACTGGCTGGAACGCGGCATCCTGAAGGGCGGCGGCGTGGTCGCCACGGTGATGTCCAACCTGGGCCTGGAACGGTTTCTGAACGACAATCTGGGCCTGGGGCTGGAACGCACCCAGGTCGGCGACCGCTACGTGGTCGAGTACATGCGCGCCAAGGGCTTCAACCTGGGCGGGGAACAATCCGGCCATATCATTCTGGGTGACTATTCGACGACCGGCGACGGTCTGATCGCTGCCTTGCAGGTATTGTCCGTGGTCAAGAAATCCGGCCTGCCGGCCAGCGAGGTCTGCCGCCCGTTCGAACCGCTGCCGCAGCTTCTCAAGAATGTACGGTTCGACGGGGCGTCACCGCTCGAGGCGGCAATCGTGCAGGACGCGATCAAGGACGCCCACGCCACGCTGAACGGCAAGGGGCGTTTGCTGGTCCGCCCGTCGGGCACGGAGCCGCTGGTCCGTGTCATGGCCGAGGGCGAGGACGATGTGCTCATCACCCGGGTGGTGGACGAGCTGATCACCCTCCTGGAAACGGAAGTCCGGACCTAA
- the thiD gene encoding bifunctional hydroxymethylpyrimidine kinase/phosphomethylpyrimidine kinase: MQLKGRVLIIAGSDSGGGAGIQADIKTVSALGGYAMTAITALTAQNTLGVTGIQAVPADFVAQQIRMVMEDLGADCIKIGMLHRAEVVLAVADALAETAAGVPVVLDTVMIAKGGHALLDDDAVDALKTRLLPGAALVTPNLPEAEVLTGLPVRTVEDMMDAGEDILALGARAVLMKGGHLDGDTVTDLLVTADDCLGWEGPRIDTPHTHGTGCTLASACAAGIAQGLDLIDAVARAHAYVVEAIRTAPGLGRGHGPLNHGFAVTPFDPKN, translated from the coding sequence ATGCAACTCAAAGGCCGCGTGCTGATCATCGCCGGATCGGATTCCGGCGGCGGTGCCGGAATCCAGGCGGACATCAAGACGGTGTCGGCGCTGGGCGGTTACGCCATGACCGCGATCACCGCGTTGACGGCCCAGAACACCCTGGGCGTCACGGGAATCCAGGCCGTGCCCGCGGACTTCGTCGCCCAGCAGATCCGCATGGTGATGGAAGATTTGGGCGCCGACTGCATCAAGATCGGCATGCTGCACCGGGCCGAGGTCGTCCTGGCCGTCGCCGATGCCCTGGCCGAAACCGCGGCGGGCGTCCCGGTGGTTCTGGATACGGTGATGATCGCCAAGGGCGGCCATGCGCTGCTCGACGACGATGCCGTTGACGCGTTGAAGACCCGTTTGCTGCCGGGGGCGGCCCTGGTTACGCCCAACCTGCCCGAAGCCGAAGTGCTTACGGGCCTGCCCGTGCGAACGGTCGAGGACATGATGGATGCGGGCGAGGATATTCTGGCATTGGGTGCCAGGGCCGTGCTGATGAAGGGCGGGCATCTGGACGGCGACACGGTGACGGACCTTCTGGTTACAGCCGATGACTGCTTGGGTTGGGAAGGCCCCCGCATCGATACGCCCCATACCCACGGCACGGGGTGCACCCTGGCCAGCGCCTGTGCCGCCGGGATTGCCCAGGGCCTGGACCTGATCGACGCCGTCGCCCGCGCCCATGCCTATGTGGTGGAGGCGATCCGCACCGCGCCCGGACTGGGGCGAGGCCACGGCCCTCTGAATCACGGGTTCGCGGTCACGCCCTTTGATCCGAAAAATTAG
- a CDS encoding PLP-dependent aminotransferase family protein, whose product MPELRGRAGPKYQAIVDAIVDALETGDLTPGTKLPPQRNLAYDLGVTLGTVTRAYQELERSGLARGEVGRGTFITAPADRVPAPSLNHNIDALRNSVDLVASPYNAMYGTDFMGSEGLELASNYPVTIGVGALTQRAIARVNHEAVWEAVSRYQAHNGLRPHLEASAEWLTGLGVNARAEDILIAPGAQAATQTALMALAKPGDLILAEALSWPGVKVTAAPLGLRVEGLAMDEHGLIPDAFEQACRDRAPRLLYLLPTLQNPTASIMPEDRRRQIAEIARKYGVFVIEDDVYGFLVDDAPPRLHTLAPDVTVYVTSLSKAVSPGLRVGYVLVPQGLMASFVNALRSSTLMASPLAVEIASEMIRGGEADEMMAQQRREVESRQKELVRRLGHLELRTHPRSLHAWLPVPHGFTGPEFRTRLLERGVSVTPGNAFVMDERHRPDRPHVRICLGAEQDRQRLERALGIIAEVAGATSHMAEPTYV is encoded by the coding sequence ATGCCCGAACTGCGTGGCCGTGCCGGCCCCAAGTACCAGGCGATCGTCGACGCCATCGTCGACGCCCTGGAAACGGGCGACCTGACGCCGGGCACCAAATTGCCGCCGCAACGCAATCTGGCCTATGACCTGGGCGTGACCTTGGGCACCGTGACCCGCGCCTACCAGGAATTGGAACGCAGCGGCCTGGCCCGCGGCGAGGTCGGTCGCGGCACCTTCATCACCGCCCCCGCCGACCGTGTCCCCGCACCGTCCCTCAACCATAACATCGACGCACTGCGCAACAGCGTCGATCTGGTCGCCTCGCCGTACAACGCCATGTACGGCACGGACTTCATGGGTTCGGAAGGGCTTGAGCTTGCCTCCAACTACCCCGTGACCATAGGTGTCGGCGCCCTGACCCAGCGCGCCATCGCCCGCGTCAACCACGAAGCGGTGTGGGAAGCGGTTTCCCGCTATCAGGCGCACAACGGTCTGCGCCCGCATCTTGAGGCAAGCGCGGAATGGCTGACCGGCCTGGGCGTGAATGCCCGCGCCGAAGACATCCTGATCGCGCCGGGGGCGCAGGCCGCGACCCAGACGGCGCTGATGGCCCTGGCCAAACCGGGTGACCTGATCCTCGCCGAAGCGTTGAGCTGGCCCGGGGTCAAGGTGACGGCGGCGCCGCTCGGCCTACGGGTCGAGGGTCTGGCCATGGACGAACACGGTCTGATTCCGGACGCCTTCGAACAGGCCTGCCGCGACCGCGCGCCCCGCCTGCTCTACCTGCTGCCGACGTTGCAGAACCCGACGGCGAGCATCATGCCGGAGGACCGCCGCCGCCAGATCGCCGAGATCGCCCGCAAGTACGGCGTGTTCGTGATCGAGGACGATGTCTACGGCTTTCTTGTGGACGACGCCCCGCCCCGCCTTCATACCCTCGCGCCGGACGTCACCGTCTATGTGACCAGCCTGTCCAAGGCCGTGTCGCCGGGCCTGCGCGTCGGCTATGTCCTGGTCCCCCAGGGCCTCATGGCGTCGTTCGTGAACGCCTTGCGCTCGTCGACCCTGATGGCCTCGCCGCTGGCCGTCGAAATCGCCAGCGAGATGATCCGCGGCGGCGAAGCCGACGAGATGATGGCCCAGCAACGCCGCGAGGTCGAAAGCCGCCAGAAGGAATTGGTGCGCCGCCTGGGCCACCTTGAGCTCCGCACCCACCCGCGCTCGCTGCATGCCTGGCTGCCGGTGCCTCACGGGTTCACCGGGCCCGAGTTCCGCACCCGGCTGCTGGAACGCGGCGTGTCCGTAACCCCGGGCAACGCCTTCGTGATGGACGAACGCCACCGCCCCGACCGACCGCATGTGCGCATCTGCCTTGGCGCCGAGCAGGACCGCCAGCGACTGGAGCGGGCGCTTGGCATCATCGCCGAGGTGGCGGGCGCGACCAGCCACATGGCCGAGCCGACCTACGTCTAA